From a region of the Nitrospiria bacterium genome:
- a CDS encoding DUF429 domain-containing protein — MPWVAGVDGCRGGWFVVLVNFNGKKVQKTHWTVCSSFQEVLQIKPSPRAIAVDIPIGLLDQPVSGGRECDRLARLFLGRPRASSIFSPPIRKILSAKKFSQVRGLGMTIQAFHIIPKVREVDQLMTPVLQEEIFEAHPEAVFKGLQGGPMKHNKKTIHGRKDRIRVLFPFFPDLERGLIATKDPNYFFDDIIDAHALAVTAFRIMEGQAKRFPQKPPNDSKGLRMEIWY; from the coding sequence GTGCCTTGGGTCGCGGGAGTAGATGGTTGTCGTGGGGGTTGGTTCGTTGTTTTGGTTAACTTTAACGGGAAAAAGGTTCAAAAAACCCATTGGACGGTTTGCTCATCATTTCAAGAAGTTCTTCAAATCAAACCCTCGCCAAGGGCCATTGCGGTTGATATTCCCATCGGACTTTTGGATCAGCCGGTTTCAGGCGGACGGGAATGTGATCGTTTAGCCAGGCTTTTTCTAGGGCGACCTCGGGCCAGCAGCATTTTCTCCCCTCCCATTCGAAAAATCCTTTCCGCAAAGAAGTTTTCTCAGGTACGGGGCTTGGGAATGACCATCCAGGCGTTTCATATCATTCCAAAGGTTCGTGAAGTGGATCAATTAATGACTCCCGTTTTACAAGAAGAAATTTTTGAAGCCCACCCGGAGGCGGTTTTTAAAGGGTTACAAGGGGGGCCGATGAAGCACAACAAGAAAACCATTCACGGGCGAAAAGATCGGATAAGGGTTTTATTCCCGTTCTTTCCAGATCTAGAGAGGGGTTTAATAGCAACAAAAGACCCCAATTATTTCTTTGATGATATAATCGATGCCCATGCCTTGGCCGTAACCGCATTTCGGATCATGGAGGGGCAAGCGAAACGGTTTCCCCAAAAACCCCCTAATGATTCAAAAGGCCTTCGGATGGAAATCTGGTATTGA